A genomic segment from Thermostichus lividus PCC 6715 encodes:
- a CDS encoding sulfite exporter TauE/SafE family protein has product MMSSLEILLIALAGIGAGFINAIAGGGTLISFPILMAAGVPPMAANITSTVALVPGYLGATLAQRQDLQGQGARLGFLVPASVLGGISGGVLLLSTSERLFGFLVPYLILLAALLLALQDPVRRWLLQRRPHGGGGRLAWAIAPVFLAALYGGYFGAGLSVILLATLGMVLEDTLTRLNGLKQLLAFAVNGAAAAFFLFSGQVLWPVVLGMAIAAVTGGLLGGKVARFVEPRVLRLIVIAVSVIVAILYLVA; this is encoded by the coding sequence CTGATGAGCAGCCTTGAGATACTGCTGATTGCCCTAGCGGGGATAGGGGCAGGGTTCATCAATGCCATTGCCGGTGGGGGCACCCTCATTAGCTTTCCGATCCTGATGGCGGCGGGGGTGCCGCCGATGGCAGCCAACATCACCAGCACGGTGGCATTGGTGCCGGGCTACTTGGGGGCAACGCTTGCCCAGCGGCAGGATCTGCAAGGTCAAGGGGCACGGCTGGGGTTCCTGGTTCCCGCTAGTGTGCTGGGGGGGATCAGTGGGGGTGTTTTACTCCTGAGCACCAGTGAGCGGCTGTTTGGTTTTTTGGTTCCCTACCTCATTCTGTTGGCGGCACTCCTGTTGGCACTGCAAGACCCAGTGCGGCGCTGGCTCTTGCAACGGAGACCGCACGGGGGCGGCGGCAGGCTGGCGTGGGCGATCGCCCCGGTATTTCTGGCAGCGCTCTACGGCGGCTACTTTGGCGCAGGGCTGAGTGTGATTCTCCTAGCCACGCTGGGGATGGTACTGGAGGATACCTTGACCCGGCTCAATGGCCTCAAACAACTCCTCGCCTTTGCGGTCAATGGGGCAGCCGCTGCATTTTTCCTCTTCTCGGGACAGGTGCTGTGGCCAGTGGTGCTAGGGATGGCGATCGCCGCTGTCACTGGGGGGCTACTGGGCGGTAAGGTAGCTCGCTTTGTTGAGCCTAGGGTGCTGCGCCTGATCGTGATTGCCGTAAGCGTCATCGTCGCTATCCTCTACCTTGTGGCCTAG